Proteins found in one Pararge aegeria chromosome 12, ilParAegt1.1, whole genome shotgun sequence genomic segment:
- the LOC120628227 gene encoding transcription initiation protein SPT3 homolog, with product MVSYFTIDATGENTNFQKEISNMMHGFGDNPNPNAATVVLVEHIVLQQLRSILQEALNYSTLRGAKVISNYDIIYLMRKNTVKLKRLHNYQIKMDHIDITRNPTAVNPTTILTGIILDDDKEGKKKRTHIDIIKDLDETDEVSLVTFDTIDYLRKVRASKITEAMTFEKYEAYHKARCSSFRSGYGLSKGFVKLECWINPTKELNISSLALEVLCFLAYETVAEIVDGVFLIRQDSKKKSGDPFSKFEGGYFCNPQSLSNAVYIKSGYEGVPAITVAEVREVLRRYFTPTTGLNGLFYRNMSNDLPVRYIAI from the coding sequence ATGGTTTCCTATTTTACCATTGACGCTACTGGCGAGAACACAAACTTTCAGAAAGAGATCTCGAATATGATGCACGGTTTTGGTGACAACCCAAATCCTAACGCAGCTACAGTGGTTTTAGTAGAGCATATCGTACTTCAACAACTAAGATCGATTCTGCAAGAAGCTTTAAACTACTCAACACTCAGAGGTGCGAAAGTTATATCGAACtatgatattatttatctaatgagAAAAAACACCGTGAAATTAAAACGGTTACACAATTACCAGATCAAAATGGATCATATCGACATAACACGTAATCCTACTGCCGTAAATCCGACCACAATTTTAACAGGTATTATATTAGATGATGATAAGGAAGGCAAAAAGAAACGCACGCATATTGACATTATAAAAGACCTGGATGAAACGGATGAAGTAAGTTTAGTTACATTTGACACTATTGattatttaagaaaagttagagcatCTAAGATTACGGAGGCAATGACGTTTGAGAAATATGAAGCCTACCATAAAGCACGATGCAGTTCGTTTCGGTCAGGCTATGGCCTAAGTAAAGGATTCGTTAAACTAGAATGCTGGATAAATCCCACAAAAGAGCTAAATATATCAAGCTTAGCATTGGAAGTTTTGTGTTTCCTCGCATATGAGACTGTCGCAGAAATAGTGGATGGAGTATTCTTAATAAGGCaggatagtaaaaaaaaaagtggagaTCCGTTTAGTAAGTTTGAAGGTGGCTATTTCTGTAATCCTCAGAGTTTGAGTAATGCTGTTTATATAAAATCTGGGTATGAAGGTGTACCGGCAATTACTGTTGCTGAAGTTCGGGAAGTGTTGAGAAGATATTTTACACCTACAACTGGATTAAACGGTCTATTTTATAGGAATATGAGTAATGATTTGCCTGTTAGATATATCGCTATATGA
- the LOC120628426 gene encoding trypsin, alkaline C-like, which yields MSFTRFIWNLGSKNNFVTHIRHVSCWSCGKNNSSLLSNLFCSHCKALQKPDKSENYFRILGVKETYDIDDTELAKKYKDLQKYLHPDKYANRRQEEQEISAQYSTIVNDAYKTLLEPLARGVYMLRLRGKEIPENTEADQEFLMTIMEKNEEVEEARTEEDILKLNRENKAVIKDLQKKLSIAFFDGDLKRVTKLLTYMKYYTMNAQYPFSRVLNGSPTTIKQYPILAQLLLDAWGNQQFVQHCAGVILTSRHLISAAHCFQYNRDTGRNYSIPQYWKVRVGSTYRTKGGVLHKIKSIIPHYGFDKLYYTNDIAVVVVAKKFSIGNLVRQGTIIKPASELVPNSVCTLAGWGSTEKDGPQPDQLQHTMMSIINQGYCKSQYQTIGAIIADSMLCAGRMDIDGVDGCFGDSGGPLIYKGVVVGLVSFGYACGLKLYPGVYTKVSHYTDWIVKTISSNK from the exons ATGAGTTTTACGAGATTTATTTGGAATCTCGGATCAAAAAACAATTTTGTAACCCATATAAGACATGTTTCTTGTTGGTCGTGCGGAAAAAATAACTCAAGTTTGCTCTCTAACCTTTTTTGTTCGCACTGCAAAGCATTGCAGAAGCCTGACAAATcggaaaattattttagaattctTGGTGTAAAGGAAACGTACGATATAGATGATACTGAATTAGCTAAGAAGTATAAAGATTTGCAGAAATATTTACATCCAGACAAATATGCAAATAG GCGtcaagaagaacaagaaatatCTGCTCAATATTCAACAATAGTAAATGAtgcatataaaactttattagagCCACTGGCAAGAG GTGTCTATATGCTGCGTCTAAGAGGAAAGGAAATACCCGAAAACACAGAAGCTGATCAagaatttttaatgacaattatGGAAAAGAATGAGGAAGTTGAGGAAGCTAGAACAGAAGAAGACATATTGAAGCTAAATAGGGAAAATAAAGCGGTCATAAAGGATTTACAAAAGAAATTGTCTATAGCTTTCTTTGACGGAGATCTCAAGAGAGTGACAAAATTACTGACTTATATGAAGTATTATACAA tgAATGCTCAATATCCATTCTCGCGCGTACTAAACGGATCGCCTACAACAATAAAACAGTATCCTATTTTAGCCCAACTGTTGTTGGACGCATGGGGCAACCAACAGTTCGTTCAACACTGTGCTGGTGTCATACTAACGTCTCGGCATTTGATATCTGCAGCACATTGTTTTCAGTACAATCGAGATACGGGAAGAAA TTATTCGATACCGCAGTATTGGAAAGTTCGTGTCGGTTCAACCTACCGTACCAAAGGAGGAGTTTTGCACAAGATAAAATCCATCATTCCACACTATGGATTTGATAAACTCTACTATACGAATGACATAGCCGTAGTGGTAGTAGCTAAAAAGTTTTCTATAGGCAATTTAGTAAGACAGGGCACGATCATTAAACCAGCCAGTGAACTCGTACCCAATTCTGTTTGCACATTAGCTGGATGGGGTTCTACTGAG AAGGACGGTCCGCAACCTGATCAACTTCAGCATACTATGATGTCCATAATTAATCAAGGATACTGCAAATCACAATATCAAACTATCGGAGCTATTATAGCTGATTCGATGTTATGTGCAGGTCGGATGGACATAGACGGTGTTGACGGGTGCTTCGGTGATTCAGGAGGGCCCTTAATTTATAAAGGCGTTGTGGTTGGCCTCGTGTCATTTGGATATGCCTGTGGACTAAAGTTATATCCTGGAGTTTATACAAAAGTATCACATTATACAGATTGGATAGTAAAAACAATATCTAGTAATAAATGA